Below is a genomic region from Oikeobacillus pervagus.
AAAAAGGGATTATCGAATGACAATCCCTTTTTTCGTTCTATATTATCCTTCTAATAAAAGATCTTCTGGGTTTTCAAGAAGTTCTTTTACAGTTTTAAGGAATCCAACAGCTTCTTTACCGTCAATTATTCTGTGGTCATAAGATAAAGCAATATACATCATTGGACGATTTTCCATACGATCTTTGTCTATCGCAACTGGACGAAGTTGGATTGTATGCATTCCTAAAATACCAACTTGAGGTCCGTTTAGAATAGGAGTAGAAAGTAATGAACCGAATACCCCACCATTTGTAATGGTGAATGTACCACCTTGTAAATCACTTAAAGCTAATTTATTATTACGTGCTTTAAGAGCTAAATCCATAATATCACTTTCAATTTCGGCAAAGTTTTTGCGGTCACAATCACGAACAACTGGTACCACTAAGCCATCATTTGTGGATACAGCAACACCAATATCATAGAATTTCTTCAATAATACTTCATTATCTTGAATTTCTGCATTGACATATGGATATTTTTTTAATCCAGCGACAACAGCTTTTGTGAAGAATGACATAAATCCTAAACGGACATCATGGTCTTCAAGGAATTTTTCTTTTTTACGTTTACGTAAATCCATAACAGCTGTCATATCAATCTCATTAAAAGTAGTTAGCATCGCTGTTGTTTGTTTTACTTCAAGTAGACGTTTTGCAATTGTTTGGCGACGACGACTCATTTTTTCACGAACAACTGGTTTACTATCCACTTGTTTTGAAGCTGGAGCTGGGCTTGCACTCGGTGCCGTTTGTTTCGGTTGGTTAGCAAATGATTGTACGTCTTGCTTACGAACTCGACCTAAAGGATCTACTGTAGGAACAGAAGATAGATCGATTCCTTTTTCACGAGCCATTTTACGAGCAGCTGGAGAAGCGATTGGACGGTCTTTAGAATCTACCTCTTTGCTCTCTACTGGTTGTGATTTTACTTCTTCTTGTTTTGGCGCTTCTTTTGGAGCTTCGGCTTGAACAGTTGGAGCTGGAATGGCAGAAGGAGCTGCACCTTCTTCTACAACAGCAATGACTTGACCAACTTCTACAGTGTCACCTTCAGCTGCCATTAATTCTTTAATTACTCCTGATTCCTCAGAAATAACTTCCACGTTCACCTTGTCTGTTTCAAGTTCGACGATGTATTCCCCTTTTTCAACATAATCTCCAGGTTGTTTTAACCATTGAGCAATAGATCCTTCTGTGATTGATTCTGCCAACTCTGGAACTTTAATTTGAGCCACTTTGATGTCCTCCTCTTTCATTTTCATCAGTAATAGTAAATATGATGATTAACGTGATAATGCACTATTGATAATACGTGCTTGCTCTTTCTTATGAACGACTGGGTCTCCCTCTGATGGACTTGAACGACGTCGACGACCTATGTAGCGAACATCTACACCATCTGGAGCTATATCGCGAAGTCTTGGATCAATATAAGTCCAAGCACCCATATTTTGAGGTTCTTCTTGAACCCAAATAATTTCCTTCAAATTGGAATATCTTGAAACAATATCTTGAATTTCTTCTTTAGGGAACGGATATAATTCCTCTACACGAATAGCATGGATCCAGTCCATTCCTTCAGATTTATCAATTTGTTCTGATAGGTCAATGCATAGTTTACCACTACTTAAAATAATTCTTTCAACCTTCTCTACATTGCCTCCAAGTCCTTCATGTTCTAAAACAGAATGGAATTGTTCCTCTGTAAATTTAGAACCGTCAGATGCCGCTAAAGGATGTCTTAACAAACTCTTAGGTGTCATAATCACTAGTGGACGGACTTCTTCTTTTTGTAAAATAGCCGCTTGGCGACGTAAAATATGGAAATATTGCGCTGTTGTTGACAGATTCGCAACTGTCCAGTTATTTTCCGCAGCCAACTGCAAGAAACGTTCCATACGAGCACTTGAGTGTTCTGGACCTTGTCCCTCATAACCATGAGGAAGAAGCATAACCAATCCTGATTTTTGTCCCCATTTTGCACGACCCGAAGAAATGAATTGATCAAACATCACTTGTGCCATATTTGCAAAATCACCAAATTGTGCTTCCCATAGAACAAGTGTTTCTGGGGCATAAACATTATAACCGTACTCATAACCAACGACTGCTGATTCAGTTAGTGGACTATTATGCACGACAAAGGAAGCTTTTGCACCTTGAATATTGTGTAATGGTGCAAATTCTTCACCTGTTTTTTCATCATGTAAAACAAGATGACGATGAGCAAAAGTACCACGTTGTGAATCTTGTCCGGTTAATCGAATAGGTACTCCATCGCGTAGAATGGATGCGAATGCAAGGCTTTCTGCATGTGCCCAATCGATCTTTCCTTTTCCTTCAAAAACCCCTTCTCGGCGTTTTAAAATACGATCCAGTTTTTTAAATACATTAAAGTTTTCAGGGTATTTTAATAAATCTTCATTGATTTGTCTAAGTTCATCAATGTTAACAGATGTTTCTACTACTGGTAATCTGCTTTCCACATGCTTAGGAGGGTTCATGATAATATCAGGATTCAATTCATTTTTTGGAACCTTTTCATAAGCAGCCTTTAATTTATCTTCGACTTCTTTTTCAATTTGGTCAGCCAGTTCTTTCGTAATGACCCCTCTATCCACAAGCTTTTCAGCATATAGTGCTCGAGGAGTAGGATGTTGATGGATTATTGTATACATTTTCGGATTTGTTGCCATCGGTTCATCCATTTCATTATGTCCAAAACGACGGTAGCCGATTAAATCGATTACGAAATCTTTCTGGAATTTATTACGATATTCAAAGGCAATCACAGCCGCTGCAAGACATGCCTCAGGATCATCCGCATTGACATGAACGATTGGCATTTCAAATCCTTTTGCTGTGTCAGAAGCATATCTAGTAGAGCGTGAATCAAAGCTTTCAGTGGTGAAACCGATCATATTGTTTGCAATAATATGGACAGATCCACCTGTGCTATAACCATTAAGCTGACTCATGTTCATTGTTTCTGCAACAATTCCCTGTCCTGGGAACGCGGCATCACCATGAATCATAATAGCGAAAGATGTTTTTACATCTTGTGTTGGAAGACCCGCTTTACTGCGATTTTCTTGAGCCGCACGAGTATAGCCAGCCACAACAGGGCTTACCACTTCCAAGTGACTTGGGTTATTCGCTAAAGTAATTCTTGTTCTTTGTTCCTTATTATTACCTAAATGGCGATCGGCACCTAAATGATATTTCACATCCCCTGTCCAACCGTAAGTGATTGCGATTGAACCTTCAGAAGGCATTAAGTTTTTACTTTCAGCATGTTGGAACTCTGCAAAAATCATTTCATATGGTTTCCCTAATACATGGGCTAACACATTAAGACGACCACGATGCGCCATTCCAATATTAATTGTTTTTGCACCTTTATCAACTGAATGACTAACAAGCTCGTCGATTAAAGGCACCATTGAATCTAATCCTTCTATAGAAAAACGTTTTTGTCCGACAAAAGTACGATGGATAAATTTTTCAAATCCTTCTACCTCTGTTAAACGTTTTAGTAATGCTACTTTTTGTTCAGTTGTTAAACTTGGATAATAATTTCCAGATTCAATCTGATTTCTTAACCAATTCTTTTCTTCCAAATCATGAACCTGGGAGAATTCAAAAGCTAATTTATCGGTGTATACTTTCTTTAAATGATTGATCGCGTCTAATCCATTCTGAACATGAGATGGTGCATCTGGGCAAAGAAAATTCACTGGAACTTCCTTTAAGTCCTCTTCCGTTAAATCAAATGCACTCAATTCAATACGACGAGTATCTTTCGTACGGATATTTAATGGATTAATATCCGCAGCAAGATGACCGAAATGACGAATATTATCAGCTAATTTGACAGCTGCTACAAGCTTGCTGTAAGTTGTTGGGTCATCTGGTAATTGAAATGACTGATGAGTTTTCGTCGTACTTTCGGGTGCTGTTGCTGTGTCGACAGTTGGTGCACCCCATTCTTCAAATAATTGCTTAAGTTCTGGATCTACGCCATCAGGATTTTCTAAATATTGCTCGTAAACCTCCATAACATATCCGAGGTTTGGCCCGTGAAATCCACTCCACGGTCTCCCTTGGTTCGATGTTTGCTTTCTCATTGTGAAAAACCTCCAACCATTTTCGCCCCATTTTGGGTCTCTTTCATTCTAGTTAATTCTCATGAACAGAACTCAAAGTAGTTATGTAAAAAATTATTCTAAAAATAATGTGAAACGCTTACACATCCATTCTAACACCGTACTGTATGAAGTCAAAGTATTTCCGACAATTTTATAAACTTTTTGTAACAGTATAGAAAATGAATGATTCTTCATGAATCAAAAGTATTTTTTATTGAAAATTGATTCATGAACTTATTATCCTTAAATAATTTTTCACTAGATGGTTCTTCATCCACCCTCTGTCATTTTCGCCATAAGGCTAGTTTTTTCATACACCATCTTACTACTGATAATAGAAAAAACCAATGCTTTTTTGCAAATATTTTTATATTTATCATTGTGTAACCATTCGTGTAGAAAAATACTACTTTGTGTCGTTTTTTTGCTACATTACACATTTTTAGTTTTCATCATTTTTGATGGAAAATTGAACACCTATTCCATTTGCGCATAAGATATTATGATTTCTTGGAAAGAGAGGTTTTCGACATGCTCCCTTGGGATTGGTTTCCCACTAATCAAACAAATTCTAATGAATGGTTCAAAAAAATGAATTTTCAAACTCCAACCGATGTCGAACAATATGTACAAAGCATGTTAGAAAAGGCGGCAACATTGCCAAATATTCAACCACAGCAAGCTGAACAAGCTGGACAAAATGATGTAAATGAGCAATCCCCCCTTCAACTACAAGTATTCGAAACATTTGATTATATATATATCAGAATGAAAATCGATCGTTCAGAATGGTTTGACCAAATAAAAATTTTCCATACTGCAAACAAGGCTATCATTGAAAATATCCCTGAAATGGGTGACAGACAAGAAATTCTATTGCCCCAACTCGTCCGAAAAAAAGGGGCAACCGCTCAGTATAAAGATGGCATTATGGAAATATCGTTTCCTGTCGGAGTGGATATGCAATTTACGGAAATTGACTTAACTGAAAAACGAAATTAACGGTAACGACTAGCATTTTAGGCAAATAGGCATGATATACATGCATTTGCGTCAGCTTCCATCATCAAATCCCGTTGCCGTTCTCTATATTTCCCTCTTTCCTTTCACAAACGTGGAATTGACGATCCCCCCAATAAGAAGTACCGCTGCACTCAAATAAAACCATACCATTAAGGCGATCATACTCCCCAATTGGCCGTAAACTTTAGAATAACTACCAATACTGACATAGTATGTAAATCCAATAGACACAATCTGCCACCCTAAAGTAGCAAAGATAGCACCTGGTAAAGCCTCAATCACCCCCACATATTTGCTGGGAACGACCATATAAAGGAATAGAAAAAATCCAAATAAGAACACCGTTCCAATCCCCCATTTTACAAAAAACCATAGATTGGATAAAACATGCGGGACAGAAATGTTCTGTATAACGAAAGTTTGGAGAATTCGTTCAATGATTGGGACGAATAAAGATAGTGACACAATGATCATAAAACCAAGTGTTAATAATAAATCATTTAATAATCCTAATACAAAGGGGGATGCTCGTTTGATCTGATACGCATCATTCAGTGAGCGAACGAGTGATTGAATAGCCATCGATGCGAGCCAAAACGTCGCGAGTAAACTAAAGGATATTAAATGAGGCTGCCTTTTCTCCAAAATCCCGTCTACTGTATGATGAATCATTGAGTAGGCGCTTTCTGGAGTAAAGGGTTCTAATAAGGAAAGAACATCATTTGCTTCGATTGGAAACAAGCTAATAACTGAAAAAGCAAAGATGATAAATGGTAAAAAAGAAAGTAGGAAATAATAGGCTGTATGTGCAGATTGATCATAGAACCGTTCTGTAAAAAAACGACGACACACTATATATAGAAGGTTTTTGACTTTCATTTTTGCTGACCCCTTACTTTAACCACATTTAACTTTGTTCATTTTGTTTCGTGAAGTCGATTAGAAAGGCCATTGTGCCATTCTTTTTTCACCCTTTAAGATGGGTGGACAGATGGCGGATGAAAAGCAATCAGCCTTTACACCGATTGCTTCCATAAAATACTACTATTTTAAAACGAACCAATTCCTTTTAGAAACTGTTATTCTAATATTCTCAACATCATCACGTTGAATTAATCGCCAATGATGAAAATAGCTAAAAAAATCCTATCAGATCCTCGGCTCTCTGGCAAATTCATTGCACAAGTGTTTTTTCAGGGTTGATCAATTTGATAATTTCCTCATGTTTTCCAAAATGAAGAGAATCCACGATTTTACTTCCGACAATGACACCATCGCAAAGTCCACCAATTCCCTTCACTTGTTCATGAGTGGAAATTCCGAAACCTGCAAGGACCGGGGCTGGGCTTATCTCTTTTAATTTTTGTAAATACCCCCCTAAGTTTTCATGGATCTGACTTCTTTCTCCAGTAGTGCCTGTAACCGTTACAGCATAGAGAAACCCTTCTGTTCCTTCTGCAATGGCCTTTATTCGTTCTAGAGGGCTTGTTAGAGTTACAAGTCTTATAAGGGCAATTTGCTTCTCTTTCAAATAGGGATGGATGATGGCTTCCTCCTCCATTGGAACATCGGGAATAATCAATCCATCAATACCTGCTAGTTCGCAATCATTTGCAAACTGTTCGACCCCATATGCATAAACTGGGTTCATATACGTCATAATAACGATCGGAATTTCAATGGATTCACGAAAACTCGCAATTTCATTCAAAACCTTTTTTAATGTTGTTCCTTCCCGTAGAGCCCGTAGCCCCGCTTCCTGGATTGTCGGACCATCTGCAACAGGATCGGAAAATGGAATTCCGAGTTCAACTAATGAAACACCAGATTCTTGTAAAAATTGTATGTTATCCCGAAGAGTCAATAACCCTCCATCCCCTGCCATTATATAAGCGACAAAGGCTTTTTCGTTCTTTTCTTTCAACGTCTGAAACATTAAATCTATTCGTTCTTTACTCATTTAATTTCTCCCCCTAATATGGACTGAATGGCTTCTACATCTTTATCGCCGCGACCGGAAAGACATACAACAATGACCTCTTCTTTCTTCATCGTTTTTGCCAATTTCATTGCATAGGCTATCGCATGGGAGCTTTCTAGTGCAGGAATAATCCCTTCCGTTTTCGTTAATTGTTGAAAACCTTCTAACGCTTCCTGGTCTGTCACCGCAGTATATTCTACACGACCTATTTCCTTTAATAAACTATGCTCAGGTCCGACACCCGGATAGTCAAGTCCCGCGGAAATAGAGTGAGCTTCTTGAATTTGGCCATTTTCATCTTGTAATAAATACATTTTACTTCCATGTAAGATTCCGATCGACCCTTTTGTTAATGAAGCGGCATGCTGATCTGTGTCAAGTCCACTTCCCGCTGCTTCCACACCATGTAAACGGACTTCTTGATCTTCAATAAAAGGATAAAACATTCCCATAGCATTACTTCCGCCACCAATACAAGCAACAATCGCCTCTGGAAGTTTCTCTTCTTTCTCAATTATTTGCTTTTTTGTTTCATAGCCAATGACACTTTGAAAATCGCGAACCATTTTAGGAAAAGGATGGGGGCCTAATACCGACCCCATAATGTAATGAGTATCCCGTACATTTGAAACCCAGTACCTAAGGGCTTCATTGACCGCATCTTTTAATGTAGCACTTCCCTGTTTCACACTTTCAACCTTTGCACCTAGTAGCTCCATCCGGAACACATTTAATTTTTGGCGACGAATATCTTCCTCCCCCATAAAGATGACACATTCCAAATTGAGTAAAGCGCAGACAGTCGCTGTTGCCACCCCATGTTGTCCAGCCCCTGTTTCTGCTACCACTTTCTTCTTGCCCATTCGAACCGCTAGAAGGGCCTGCCCAATCGTATTATTAATTTTATGTGCACCTGTATGATTCAAATCTTCCCTCTTCAAGTAAATTTTCGCTCCGCCTATTTTTTCTGATAGATTCCGGGCATAGTAAAGCGGATTTTCCCTCCCAATATAGTCCTTTAAATAATTTTGTAACTCCTTCAAAAACTGAGGATCCTTCATTGCTTCATTATATGCCGCTTCTAATTCCAAGACGGCTTGCATTAAAGTTTCTGGAACAAATCTTCCACCAAATGTTCCAAAATGTCCTTTCTCATTCGGTTGAATATACGTACTCATATTTTGACACTTCCTTTTGCGCATTGAATAAATTGTTTTATTTTATTTATATCTTTCTTGCCATCTGTTTCGACACCACTTGATATATCAACTGCAAATGGGTGGACAATTGAAATAGCCTCTTGAACATTTTGAAAATCTAGTCCACCAGCTAAAAAGATTTTTTTACATGGAAGCTGAGAACTTGCTAGAAGATCCCAATCAAACGTGACTCCATTTCCTCCCCGATATTTTCCTTTTGGACTATCTATTAAGAAGTATTCTGCCGGGTAGTTTAATAAATCTTCTACATTCACTTTTTCATCAAAGGCAAACGCCTTTATAACGGGAACATCAAGGGTTCTCGCATATTCAGGAGGTTCATCCCCATGCAGCTGTACAAAGTCTAATCCAATTTCTTTCACCATTCTCTCGACTCTTTTTTTGTCCTCATTCACAAAGACCCCTACTTTTTTCACTTGAGGAGGAATGACTTCCGATAATTGCCTAGCTGTATCAACTGAAATTTTCCGCTTGCTTGTGGCAAATACAAATCCAATGGCATCAGCTCCAGCACTACATGTGAATTCAGCTGTTTTTATATCTTGGATTCCACATATTTTTACAAACATCCATCCACCTCACAATTCCACTTTAAAGCTAGTTAGAGTGGCGTTAATATCCTTTGATCTCATGAGTGTTTCTCCTACTAAAATACCGCTAGCACCTGCTATTCGGACACGCTCCACATCCTCTTTTGTACGAATGCCACTTTCACTAATGAAATACGTATCCTTTTCATTTTTTAATGGTTGGATAAGCTTTTCAGTCGTTGCTAAATTGACCTCAAATGTTTTTAAATCCCGGTTATTAATTCCAATGATTTTTGCATTTAATTGAAGAGCTCTCTCCATTTCAACTTCATCATGTACTTCAAGCAATACTTCGAGTCCTGTCTCATGTGCGTAAGAAAAAAGGGTGGTCAACTGTTCATCATCTAAGGCTGCTGCAATGAGTAATATGACGTTTGCTCCTGCTTGCTTCGCACGGTCGATCTGAATGGGATCAATAATGAAATCTTTACATAAGATCGGAAGCTTCACCACTTCCCGGATATTCTTTAAGTCTTCCATTTTCCCTTTAAAAAATGGTTCATCTGTTAAAACCGAAATCGCATTTGCTCCGCTTTGTTCATATTGTTTAGCTTGTGCAAGCGGATCGACCGTCACATGGATATCTCCTTTGGATGGGGAGGCCCTTTTCATCTCCGCAATCACCTTCATAACCGTTGATTGTTGAAAAGATTCATATAATGAATACTTTTTCTGTTCTACAAACTCATGCCGGAATGTTTCTTTTAACCGTTCGACCTCCTCTTTCTTTTTTTGTAATATTCCGTCTAGTATACTTGCAGTCATCTAAATTACCACCTTTTGTTTACGTTCACTATAATCAATTAGATAATGTAATTTTGAAAGGGCCGCACCAGAATCAATGCTTTCTCTAGCCAATGCAATTCCCTCTTCAATCGTTTTCACTATGCCATTGGCAAACAAGCCAATTCCTGTATTTAATAATACGGTGTCTCGATAGGCTCCTTTTTCTCCTTGTAAAATTCTTAATAAAATATCTGCATTTTCTTTTGCTTCGCCACCACGAATGGCTTCCAAAGGATATACGGGTAAATTTACTTGTTCAGGATGAAGGGTCATCTTCGTAATATTTCCTTCATCTAAAAGAACAAGTGCATTTTCTCCTGCTAATGAAGCCTCATCCATAAACCCTGCCCCGTTTAAAACGACCCCTCTTCTTCTTCCAAGACGTTTTAATACTTCTGCCATCATTTCTAGCATATCTCGTCGGTAGATCCCCAAAATTTGAGTTTCTAAATCAACTGGATTAGTTAATGGACCAATTAAATTAAAAATCGTAGGAATCTTTAAATCTCTTCTTACTTTCATGATTCGTTTCATCCGCGGATGGACATGTGGAGCAAATAAGAACGCAATTCCATTTTCCTCTAATAACTCTTCAACATCATTTTCCATTAGATCAAGAGAGATCCCCAAATGTTCTAATACATCAGCACTTCCTGTTTTACTCGAAATACTGCGGTTCCCGTGCTTAGCAATTTTCACACCGGCTCCAGCAAGAACAAATGCGGATGTGGTACTTATATTAAAACTTTGAGAACCATCTCCCCCTGTCCCACAATTATCCATAACATTCGGAATTTTCTTATTAATTCCAATAGCATTTTGCCGTAATACTCCTACTAACGAAGCGATTTCATCAGCTGTTTCCCCTTTTGATTTTAATGCCATTAGGAAAGCTGCAATTTCACTATCTGTCACATCTTCCTGAAGGAGTTCCTGGGAGGCCGCCACCATCTCTTCTTCCATTAACGGTTGATGATCTGCTAGTTTCTGTAAATATGATTTCATTTTCTTTTCCTTCTTACATTGGTAGAAAAATTGACGAACAATTTCCTTGCCATCCTTTGAACCAATTGATTCTGGATGGAATTGTAATCCGTACACTGGATACTCTTTATGTTTCATCGCCATAATTTCGCCATCATCCATCGCATGAGCTAATACTTCTAATTTGGAAGGTAAAGAGGATTCATCAACAGAAAGAGAATGATAACGCATCACCGAAATCGGACGATGAAACGAACCAAATATTCCTTTTCCCTTATGTTGAATGATCGATGTCTTTCCATGTTTAATGGTTTTTGCTTGAATAATCCGTCCTCCAAATGCAGAAGCAATGGCTTGATGTCCCAAACAAATCCCTAAAATTGGAATGCGATGATAAAAGGCTCTTACGACATCTACACAAATCCCCGCTTCTTCAGGAGTTCCTGGTCCTGGAGAAAGAATAATAGCTTCTGGCTCAATGGCTTCAATTTCTTCCAAACTAATTTCATCATTCCGAACGACACGTATATTTTTCCCAATTTCCCCAATTAATTGATAAAGATTATAAGTAAATGAATCATAATTATCGATTAATAAAATCATGCTTCCACCTCCAATAATGCTTTTGCCTTATTTAATGTTTCTTCATATTCTTTTTCAGGGATAGAATCATACACAATTCCTGCTCCAGCTTGAACATATGCTACTTGGTCCTTCACGACCATCGTTCTAATCGCTAAAGCAAAATCAAAATCCCCATTGGCCGACATATACCCAATAGCGCCTGCATACACACCACGTTTTTCTGTTTCTAAATCATTGATAATTTGCATAGCCCGAATCTTCGGAGCTCCCGAGACCGTTCCAGCAGGTAAAATTGACATCAGTGCATCTAATGGATGAACATGCTTCTTTAATTCTCCCGTCACTTCAGAAACGATATGCATTACATGTTTATACTTTTCAACGGCTTTGTCTTTCGCCACTTTTATAGATCCAATTTCACAAACCTTCCCTAAGTCATTTCTACCGAGATCCACAAGCATATGATGCTCCGCTATTTCTTTCTCATCAGCGAGAAGGTCTTTCTCGAGTTTCACATCCTCCTGTTTCGTTAATCCACGCGGACGAGTTCCAGCAATTGGATTAGTCATCACTTTATTTCCCGTTACTTTAATTAAACTCTCTGGTGATGCCCCTATAATGGTGTATGATTCAAAGTCAATATAAAACATATAAGGGGATGGATTTACCCTTCTTAGTTGACGATAAAACTCAAAAGAATCCCCTTTAAAACTTGCCTTCAATCTCTGTGATAAAACAACCTGAAAAATATCCCCTTTAATAATATGATTTTTCGCTTTTCGTACTTTTTCACAATACTCTTCAAATGTATGATTCGATTCAAAGTCTAATGGTTCGACTTTTACTTGATTCCGAAACATAGACTCTTGTAAAATATCTTGCTCGATTTTTTGGACGGTTTCATTCATTTCTTCGTCTGTACGATCGCCACTTAAGTTTAAAGAAACGACATACACTTTTTGAAATAAATGATCAAAAACGACAATATCCTCATAAAACATTAAATGTATATCTGGCATCTTCATTGAATCGTTTAATTCATCACCGATTTGTTCGAAATGCCGAATGACATCATAGCCAATAAACCCGATCGCCCCTCCAAAAAAAGGAAAAGGTAATGACTCCATATCCTTTATGGGAAACATCTTCTTTAGTTTTTCAATTGGGTTCCCTTTAAAAAAATCTTTTTGATTCTTGGAATCACTAGAAA
It encodes:
- the trpA gene encoding tryptophan synthase subunit alpha, with amino-acid sequence MSKERIDLMFQTLKEKNEKAFVAYIMAGDGGLLTLRDNIQFLQESGVSLVELGIPFSDPVADGPTIQEAGLRALREGTTLKKVLNEIASFRESIEIPIVIMTYMNPVYAYGVEQFANDCELAGIDGLIIPDVPMEEEAIIHPYLKEKQIALIRLVTLTSPLERIKAIAEGTEGFLYAVTVTGTTGERSQIHENLGGYLQKLKEISPAPVLAGFGISTHEQVKGIGGLCDGVIVGSKIVDSLHFGKHEEIIKLINPEKTLVQ
- the odhB gene encoding 2-oxoglutarate dehydrogenase complex dihydrolipoyllysine-residue succinyltransferase; amino-acid sequence: MAQIKVPELAESITEGSIAQWLKQPGDYVEKGEYIVELETDKVNVEVISEESGVIKELMAAEGDTVEVGQVIAVVEEGAAPSAIPAPTVQAEAPKEAPKQEEVKSQPVESKEVDSKDRPIASPAARKMAREKGIDLSSVPTVDPLGRVRKQDVQSFANQPKQTAPSASPAPASKQVDSKPVVREKMSRRRQTIAKRLLEVKQTTAMLTTFNEIDMTAVMDLRKRKKEKFLEDHDVRLGFMSFFTKAVVAGLKKYPYVNAEIQDNEVLLKKFYDIGVAVSTNDGLVVPVVRDCDRKNFAEIESDIMDLALKARNNKLALSDLQGGTFTITNGGVFGSLLSTPILNGPQVGILGMHTIQLRPVAIDKDRMENRPMMYIALSYDHRIIDGKEAVGFLKTVKELLENPEDLLLEG
- the trpC gene encoding indole-3-glycerol phosphate synthase TrpC, yielding MTASILDGILQKKKEEVERLKETFRHEFVEQKKYSLYESFQQSTVMKVIAEMKRASPSKGDIHVTVDPLAQAKQYEQSGANAISVLTDEPFFKGKMEDLKNIREVVKLPILCKDFIIDPIQIDRAKQAGANVILLIAAALDDEQLTTLFSYAHETGLEVLLEVHDEVEMERALQLNAKIIGINNRDLKTFEVNLATTEKLIQPLKNEKDTYFISESGIRTKEDVERVRIAGASGILVGETLMRSKDINATLTSFKVEL
- a CDS encoding 2-oxoglutarate dehydrogenase E1 component encodes the protein MRKQTSNQGRPWSGFHGPNLGYVMEVYEQYLENPDGVDPELKQLFEEWGAPTVDTATAPESTTKTHQSFQLPDDPTTYSKLVAAVKLADNIRHFGHLAADINPLNIRTKDTRRIELSAFDLTEEDLKEVPVNFLCPDAPSHVQNGLDAINHLKKVYTDKLAFEFSQVHDLEEKNWLRNQIESGNYYPSLTTEQKVALLKRLTEVEGFEKFIHRTFVGQKRFSIEGLDSMVPLIDELVSHSVDKGAKTINIGMAHRGRLNVLAHVLGKPYEMIFAEFQHAESKNLMPSEGSIAITYGWTGDVKYHLGADRHLGNNKEQRTRITLANNPSHLEVVSPVVAGYTRAAQENRSKAGLPTQDVKTSFAIMIHGDAAFPGQGIVAETMNMSQLNGYSTGGSVHIIANNMIGFTTESFDSRSTRYASDTAKGFEMPIVHVNADDPEACLAAAVIAFEYRNKFQKDFVIDLIGYRRFGHNEMDEPMATNPKMYTIIHQHPTPRALYAEKLVDRGVITKELADQIEKEVEDKLKAAYEKVPKNELNPDIIMNPPKHVESRLPVVETSVNIDELRQINEDLLKYPENFNVFKKLDRILKRREGVFEGKGKIDWAHAESLAFASILRDGVPIRLTGQDSQRGTFAHRHLVLHDEKTGEEFAPLHNIQGAKASFVVHNSPLTESAVVGYEYGYNVYAPETLVLWEAQFGDFANMAQVMFDQFISSGRAKWGQKSGLVMLLPHGYEGQGPEHSSARMERFLQLAAENNWTVANLSTTAQYFHILRRQAAILQKEEVRPLVIMTPKSLLRHPLAASDGSKFTEEQFHSVLEHEGLGGNVEKVERIILSSGKLCIDLSEQIDKSEGMDWIHAIRVEELYPFPKEEIQDIVSRYSNLKEIIWVQEEPQNMGAWTYIDPRLRDIAPDGVDVRYIGRRRRSSPSEGDPVVHKKEQARIINSALSR
- a CDS encoding YihY/virulence factor BrkB family protein; protein product: MKVKNLLYIVCRRFFTERFYDQSAHTAYYFLLSFLPFIIFAFSVISLFPIEANDVLSLLEPFTPESAYSMIHHTVDGILEKRQPHLISFSLLATFWLASMAIQSLVRSLNDAYQIKRASPFVLGLLNDLLLTLGFMIIVSLSLFVPIIERILQTFVIQNISVPHVLSNLWFFVKWGIGTVFLFGFFLFLYMVVPSKYVGVIEALPGAIFATLGWQIVSIGFTYYVSIGSYSKVYGQLGSMIALMVWFYLSAAVLLIGGIVNSTFVKGKREI
- a CDS encoding phosphoribosylanthranilate isomerase, whose translation is MFVKICGIQDIKTAEFTCSAGADAIGFVFATSKRKISVDTARQLSEVIPPQVKKVGVFVNEDKKRVERMVKEIGLDFVQLHGDEPPEYARTLDVPVIKAFAFDEKVNVEDLLNYPAEYFLIDSPKGKYRGGNGVTFDWDLLASSQLPCKKIFLAGGLDFQNVQEAISIVHPFAVDISSGVETDGKKDINKIKQFIQCAKGSVKI
- a CDS encoding Hsp20/alpha crystallin family protein is translated as MLPWDWFPTNQTNSNEWFKKMNFQTPTDVEQYVQSMLEKAATLPNIQPQQAEQAGQNDVNEQSPLQLQVFETFDYIYIRMKIDRSEWFDQIKIFHTANKAIIENIPEMGDRQEILLPQLVRKKGATAQYKDGIMEISFPVGVDMQFTEIDLTEKRN
- the trpB gene encoding tryptophan synthase subunit beta — translated: MSTYIQPNEKGHFGTFGGRFVPETLMQAVLELEAAYNEAMKDPQFLKELQNYLKDYIGRENPLYYARNLSEKIGGAKIYLKREDLNHTGAHKINNTIGQALLAVRMGKKKVVAETGAGQHGVATATVCALLNLECVIFMGEEDIRRQKLNVFRMELLGAKVESVKQGSATLKDAVNEALRYWVSNVRDTHYIMGSVLGPHPFPKMVRDFQSVIGYETKKQIIEKEEKLPEAIVACIGGGSNAMGMFYPFIEDQEVRLHGVEAAGSGLDTDQHAASLTKGSIGILHGSKMYLLQDENGQIQEAHSISAGLDYPGVGPEHSLLKEIGRVEYTAVTDQEALEGFQQLTKTEGIIPALESSHAIAYAMKLAKTMKKEEVIVVCLSGRGDKDVEAIQSILGGEIK